One genomic window of Peromyscus maniculatus bairdii isolate BWxNUB_F1_BW_parent chromosome 2, HU_Pman_BW_mat_3.1, whole genome shotgun sequence includes the following:
- the Msantd3 gene encoding myb/SANT-like DNA-binding domain-containing protein 3 translates to MQNNEIIKPAKYFSELEKSILLALVEKYKYVLECKKSDARTIALKQRTWQALAHEYNSQPSVSLRDFKQLKKCWENIKARTKKIMAHERREKVKRSGSPLLSNHVLGKEKIGNMLPEQLYFLQSPPEEEPEYHPDAAAQESFAVSNRELCDDEKEFVHFPVCEGTSQPEPSCSAVRITANKNYRSKPPQEGALKKMHEEEHHQQMSILQLQLIQMNEVHVAKIQQIERECEMAEEEHRIKMEVLNKKKMYWERKLQTFTKEWPVSSFNRPFPNSP, encoded by the exons ATGCAAAACAACGAAATTATTAAGCCGGCCAAATACTTCTCAGAGCTGGAGAAGAGCATCTTGCTTGCTTTGGTAGAAAAGTACAAGTATGTGTTGGAGTGTAAGAAAAGCGATGCGCGAACTATTGCCCTCAAGCAGCGCACCTGGCAGGCACTGGCCCACGAGTACAACTCTCAGCCCAGCGTGTCGCTGCGGGATTTCAAACAGCTGAAGAAGTGCTGGGAGAACATCAAGGCTCGGACCAAAAAAATTATGGCCcatgagagaagggagaaagtgaaGCGCAGCGGGAGCCCACTGCTGAGTAACCACGTCCTGGGCAAGGAGAAGATCGGCAACATGCTGCCCGAGCAGCTGTACTTCCTGCAGAGCCCACCCGAGGAGGAGCCCGAATACCACCCGGATGCAGCTGCCCAAG AATCCTTTGCTGTTTCCAATAGAGAACTGTGCGATGATGAGAAAGAGTTCGTCCATTTCCCAGTATGTGAGGGGACCTCACAACCCGAACCTTCATGTTCAGCCGTCAGAATAACAGCCAATAAAAACTACAGGAGCAAACCCCCTCAGGAAGGTGCTTTAAAAAAGATGCACGAGGAAGAGCACCATCAACAAATGTCTATCTTACAGCTGCAGCTGATCCAAATGAATGAGGTGCACGTGGCCAAAATCCAGCAGATAGAGCGCGAGTGTGAGATGGCCGAGGAAGAACACAGGATCAAAATGGAAGTCCTCAATAAGAAGAAGATGTACTGGGAAAGAAAACTACAAACTTTTACCAAGGAGTGGCCTGTTTCCTCATTTAACCGGCCCTTCCCCAATTCACCCTAA